The Burkholderia mallei ATCC 23344 genome has a window encoding:
- a CDS encoding sugar ABC transporter substrate-binding protein → MTWINRGRAFAGCVALAGALAAAPAGADTGKVGLDLPLLTSPFWQSYNRYLLHYAKDMQIDALAPVNSNGDPAQQITDMNTLLNLGAKGIVVGPLDSAAIGRALDAAAARNVPVVAVDVAPTQGKVAMVVRADNRAYGEKACQYLGEHVRRGKVVQIMGDLASVNGRDRSEAFRACMKGYPNLQVLEIPAAWKGDVAATALDSLLSANPDVKGIYLQAGGVYLSPTLQTLRRKQMLYPAGDAKHVAIVSNDGIPQEYEAIRRGDIDATVSQPADLYARYGLFYIKAALAGRTFKPGPTDHGSVIVQRAPGVLEDQLPAPLVTKANVDDKGLWGNTIK, encoded by the coding sequence ATGACGTGGATCAATCGCGGGCGAGCATTCGCCGGATGCGTCGCGCTGGCGGGTGCGCTCGCCGCCGCGCCGGCGGGCGCGGACACGGGCAAGGTCGGGCTCGACCTGCCTTTGCTGACCTCGCCGTTCTGGCAGTCGTACAACCGCTACCTGCTGCATTACGCGAAGGACATGCAGATCGATGCGCTCGCGCCCGTCAATTCGAACGGCGATCCCGCGCAGCAGATCACGGACATGAACACCCTGCTGAATCTCGGCGCGAAGGGCATCGTCGTCGGCCCGCTCGATTCGGCGGCGATCGGCCGCGCGCTCGATGCGGCGGCCGCGCGCAACGTGCCCGTCGTCGCCGTCGACGTCGCGCCGACGCAGGGCAAGGTCGCGATGGTCGTGCGCGCCGACAATCGCGCGTACGGCGAGAAGGCGTGCCAGTATCTCGGCGAGCACGTGCGCCGCGGCAAGGTCGTGCAGATCATGGGCGATCTCGCGTCGGTGAACGGCCGCGATCGCTCGGAGGCGTTCCGCGCATGCATGAAGGGCTATCCGAACCTGCAGGTGCTCGAGATTCCGGCCGCCTGGAAGGGCGACGTCGCCGCGACCGCGCTCGACAGCCTGCTGAGCGCGAATCCGGACGTGAAGGGCATCTACCTGCAGGCGGGCGGCGTCTATCTGTCGCCGACGCTGCAAACGCTGCGCCGCAAGCAGATGCTGTATCCGGCGGGTGACGCGAAGCACGTCGCGATCGTCAGCAACGACGGCATCCCGCAGGAATACGAAGCGATCCGCCGCGGCGACATCGACGCCACCGTGTCGCAACCGGCCGATCTGTACGCGCGCTACGGGCTTTTCTACATCAAGGCGGCGCTCGCCGGCCGAACCTTCAAGCCGGGGCCGACCGATCACGGCAGCGTGATCGTGCAGCGCGCGCCCGGCGTGCTCGAGGATCAGTTGCCGGCACCGCTCGTGACGAAGGCGAACGTCGACGACAAGGGCCTGTGGGGCAACACGATCAAATGA
- a CDS encoding sugar ABC transporter ATP-binding protein, translating into MNAIAAVTARACTDAGAPVVEARALTKRFGPHIALADVDLCVRAGESHALVGRNGAGKSTLVSILTGLRKPDAGVVRFAGEAAPPLADRDGWRARVACVYQHSTIIRELTVAENLFINRQPTKRGAIDWRALRRDARALLEHWRIDVSENARAGDLTVEARQLVEIARALSYGARFIVLDEPTAQLDGDEIKRLFARIRELQRDGVTFLFISHHLQEVYDICQAVTVLRDARRIVSAPVAALPHDALIEAMTGERGALAVADAARRAPPPDDAPRVLEVDGLAGDDYERVSFCVRRGEVVGLAGATSSGRTSVAEAVAGLRAPRAGAVRVDGAALPPADVSAALARGVGCVPKDRHREGLVLGESVAENASMTIAGALGRLGRFGLVPPARKHAFGARMIDALGIVAQGPRQPVSGLSGGNQQKVVMARALANDPRVLVLIDPTAGVDVKSKEALLAVVERVRGGGAAVLVASGELDDLRTCDRVLVMFRGRIVAEFQAGWQDNELIASIEGVDAHEV; encoded by the coding sequence ATGAACGCGATCGCCGCCGTCACCGCGCGCGCCTGCACCGACGCCGGCGCGCCCGTCGTCGAGGCGCGCGCGCTCACGAAGCGCTTCGGCCCGCACATCGCGCTCGCGGACGTCGACCTGTGCGTGCGGGCGGGCGAGTCGCACGCGCTCGTCGGCCGCAACGGCGCGGGCAAGTCGACGCTCGTGTCGATCCTCACCGGGCTGCGCAAGCCGGACGCGGGCGTCGTGCGCTTCGCCGGCGAGGCGGCGCCGCCGCTCGCCGATCGCGACGGCTGGCGCGCGCGCGTCGCATGCGTGTACCAGCATTCGACGATCATCCGCGAGCTGACCGTCGCCGAGAACCTGTTCATCAACCGGCAGCCGACGAAGCGCGGCGCGATCGACTGGCGCGCGCTGCGGCGCGACGCGCGCGCGCTGCTCGAGCACTGGCGCATCGACGTCAGCGAGAACGCGCGCGCGGGCGACCTGACGGTGGAGGCGCGCCAGCTCGTCGAGATCGCGCGGGCGCTGTCTTACGGCGCGCGCTTCATCGTCCTCGACGAGCCGACCGCGCAGTTGGACGGCGACGAGATCAAGCGGCTGTTCGCGCGAATTCGCGAGCTACAGCGCGACGGCGTGACGTTTCTGTTCATCTCGCATCACCTGCAGGAGGTGTACGACATCTGCCAGGCGGTGACGGTGTTGCGCGACGCGCGGCGCATCGTCAGCGCGCCCGTCGCGGCGCTGCCGCACGACGCGCTGATCGAGGCGATGACCGGCGAGCGCGGCGCTCTCGCGGTGGCCGACGCCGCGCGGCGCGCGCCGCCGCCGGACGACGCGCCGCGCGTGCTCGAAGTCGACGGTCTCGCGGGCGACGATTACGAGCGCGTGTCGTTTTGCGTGCGGCGCGGCGAGGTGGTCGGGCTCGCCGGCGCGACGAGCAGCGGCCGCACGAGCGTCGCGGAGGCGGTGGCCGGCTTGCGCGCGCCGCGCGCGGGCGCGGTCCGCGTCGACGGCGCCGCGCTGCCGCCCGCCGACGTGAGCGCCGCGCTCGCGCGCGGCGTCGGCTGCGTGCCGAAGGATCGCCATCGCGAAGGGCTCGTGCTCGGCGAATCGGTGGCGGAGAACGCATCGATGACGATCGCGGGCGCGCTCGGGCGCCTGGGGCGCTTCGGGCTCGTGCCGCCCGCGAGAAAGCACGCGTTCGGCGCGCGGATGATCGACGCGCTCGGCATCGTCGCGCAGGGGCCGCGGCAGCCGGTGTCGGGCCTGTCGGGCGGCAATCAGCAGAAGGTGGTGATGGCGCGCGCGCTCGCGAACGATCCGCGCGTGCTCGTGCTGATCGATCCGACCGCGGGCGTCGACGTGAAATCGAAAGAGGCGCTGCTCGCCGTCGTCGAGCGGGTACGCGGCGGCGGCGCGGCGGTGCTCGTCGCCTCGGGCGAGCTCGACGATCTGCGCACCTGCGACCGCGTGCTCGTGATGTTCCGCGGGCGCATCGTCGCCGAATTTCAGGCCGGCTGGCAGGACAACGAACTGATTGCATCCATCGAAGGAGTCGACGCCCATGAAGTCTAG
- a CDS encoding ABC transporter permease translates to MKSSLTSPALPPGPARVVARKPFEIARLRDLALLPALVLLIAIGAFVSPSFLTKANLISVLGASAALALVVLAESLIVLTGKFDLSLESTVGIAPAIGAMLVMPASSAGFGWQWPAAAGLAAIVAIGALIGFVNGFLVVRMRLNAFIVTLAMLIVLRGMLVGATKGGTLFDMPPAFFALATTGVFGLPLSVWLAAAVFGWAAFMLRYHRLGRALYAIGGNDQAARAAGIRVERITWGVFVLGSTLASIGGLVVTGYVGAINANQGNGMIFTVFAAAVIGGISLDGGKGTMLGALTGVLLLGVVQNLLTLAQVPSFWIQAIYGVIILGALMVARVAGGEGPA, encoded by the coding sequence ATGAAGTCTAGCCTGACGAGTCCCGCGCTGCCGCCGGGGCCGGCGCGCGTCGTCGCGCGCAAGCCGTTCGAGATCGCGCGGCTGCGCGATCTCGCGTTGCTGCCCGCGCTCGTGCTGCTGATCGCGATCGGCGCGTTCGTGAGCCCGAGCTTTCTGACGAAGGCGAACCTGATCAGCGTGCTCGGCGCGTCGGCCGCGCTCGCGCTCGTCGTGCTCGCCGAATCGCTGATCGTGCTGACGGGCAAGTTCGATCTGTCGCTCGAATCGACGGTCGGCATCGCGCCCGCGATCGGCGCGATGCTCGTGATGCCGGCATCGTCCGCCGGCTTCGGCTGGCAGTGGCCCGCCGCCGCGGGGCTGGCCGCGATCGTCGCGATCGGCGCGCTGATCGGCTTCGTCAACGGTTTTCTCGTCGTGCGGATGCGGCTGAACGCGTTCATCGTCACGCTCGCGATGCTGATCGTGCTGCGTGGGATGCTCGTCGGCGCGACGAAGGGCGGCACGCTGTTCGACATGCCGCCGGCGTTCTTCGCGCTCGCGACGACGGGCGTGTTCGGCCTGCCGCTGTCGGTATGGCTCGCGGCGGCCGTGTTCGGCTGGGCGGCGTTCATGCTGCGCTATCACCGCCTCGGCCGCGCGCTGTATGCGATCGGCGGCAACGATCAGGCCGCGCGCGCGGCGGGGATTCGCGTCGAACGGATCACGTGGGGCGTGTTCGTGCTCGGCAGCACGCTCGCGTCGATCGGCGGCCTCGTCGTCACGGGCTACGTCGGCGCGATCAACGCGAATCAGGGCAACGGGATGATCTTCACGGTGTTCGCGGCCGCGGTGATCGGCGGCATCTCGCTCGACGGCGGCAAGGGAACGATGCTCGGCGCGCTGACGGGCGTGCTGCTGCTCGGCGTCGTGCAGAACCTGCTCACGCTCGCGCAGGTGCCGTCGTTCTGGATTCAGGCGATCTACGGCGTGATCATTCTCGGCGCGCTGATGGTCGCGCGCGTCGCGGGCGGCGAGGGGCCGGCATGA
- a CDS encoding UxaA family hydrolase, translating into MSAPAIDARLLLLSPADNCLIAATRLCAGQAVTIDGERVVLAQTVELGHKIARAPLAANDKVLRYGAPIGHVTREVARGEHLHTHNLVSDYLPTYTRDAGRAFVAH; encoded by the coding sequence ATGAGCGCGCCCGCCATCGACGCGCGGCTGCTGCTGCTCTCGCCCGCCGACAATTGCCTGATCGCCGCGACGCGCCTGTGCGCGGGGCAAGCAGTGACGATCGACGGCGAGCGCGTCGTGCTCGCGCAGACGGTCGAGCTCGGCCACAAGATCGCGCGCGCGCCGCTCGCCGCGAACGACAAGGTGCTGCGCTACGGCGCGCCGATCGGCCACGTGACACGCGAGGTCGCGCGCGGCGAGCACCTGCACACGCACAATCTCGTGAGCGATTACCTGCCGACGTACACGCGCGACGCGGGCCGCGCGTTCGTCGCGCATTGA
- a CDS encoding UxaA family hydrolase: MSMTVSTPASPELSADGVRRVLLAGYARSDGRKGIRNVVAVAYLVECAHHVAREIVAQFRAPPRLGDAAPAAEAPPVHLIGFPGCYPNGYAEKMIERLATHPNVGAVLFVSLGCESMNKHYLVDAVRASGRPAEVLTIQEAGGTLNTIGAGVDWVRDARATLARQAKVPMGVGELIVGTICGGSDGTSGITANPAVGRAFDLLVEQGAACLFEETGELVGCEYHMQSRAARPELGREIVACVKKAERYYSILGHGSFAVGNADGGLTTQEEKSLGAYAKSGASPIVGIVKPGDVPPTPGLYLLDVVPDGEPRFGFPNISDNAEIAELIACGAHVILFTTGRGSVVGSALAPVVKVCANPATYRKLEGDMDVDAGRILEGRATLDEVGREIFAKTLAVASGAASKSEALGHQEFILTYKAFEPLGPACLPVAGPLRAVRPA, from the coding sequence ATGTCCATGACAGTTTCGACGCCGGCTTCTCCGGAGCTTTCCGCCGACGGCGTGCGCCGCGTGCTGCTCGCGGGCTATGCGCGCAGCGACGGGCGCAAGGGCATTCGCAATGTCGTCGCGGTGGCGTATCTCGTCGAATGCGCGCATCACGTCGCGCGCGAGATCGTCGCGCAGTTCCGCGCGCCGCCGCGCCTCGGCGACGCGGCGCCCGCCGCCGAGGCGCCGCCCGTGCACCTGATCGGCTTTCCCGGCTGCTACCCGAACGGTTACGCGGAAAAAATGATCGAGCGGCTCGCGACGCATCCGAACGTCGGTGCGGTGCTGTTCGTGTCGCTCGGCTGCGAGAGCATGAACAAGCACTACCTCGTCGACGCGGTGCGCGCGAGCGGCCGCCCGGCCGAGGTGCTGACGATCCAGGAGGCGGGCGGCACGCTGAATACGATCGGCGCGGGCGTCGATTGGGTGCGCGATGCGCGCGCCACGCTCGCGAGGCAGGCGAAGGTGCCGATGGGCGTGGGCGAACTGATCGTCGGCACGATCTGCGGCGGCTCGGACGGCACGAGCGGAATCACCGCGAATCCGGCCGTCGGCCGCGCGTTCGATCTGCTCGTCGAGCAGGGCGCGGCGTGCCTGTTCGAGGAAACGGGCGAGCTCGTCGGCTGCGAATATCACATGCAGAGCCGCGCCGCGCGCCCCGAGCTCGGCCGCGAGATCGTCGCGTGCGTGAAGAAGGCGGAGCGCTATTACTCGATCCTCGGGCACGGCAGCTTCGCCGTCGGCAACGCGGACGGCGGGCTCACGACGCAGGAGGAGAAATCGCTCGGCGCGTATGCGAAGAGCGGCGCATCGCCGATCGTCGGCATCGTGAAGCCGGGCGACGTGCCGCCGACGCCGGGCCTCTATCTGCTCGACGTCGTGCCGGACGGCGAGCCGCGTTTCGGATTCCCGAACATCAGCGACAACGCGGAGATCGCCGAGCTGATCGCGTGCGGCGCGCACGTGATCCTGTTCACGACGGGCCGCGGCTCGGTGGTGGGCTCCGCGCTCGCGCCCGTCGTCAAGGTGTGCGCGAATCCGGCGACATACCGCAAGCTCGAAGGCGACATGGACGTGGACGCGGGCCGCATTCTCGAAGGCCGCGCGACGCTCGATGAAGTCGGCCGCGAGATTTTCGCGAAGACGCTCGCCGTCGCGAGCGGCGCGGCGTCGAAATCCGAGGCGCTCGGTCACCAGGAGTTCATCCTGACGTACAAGGCGTTCGAGCCGCTCGGGCCCGCGTGCCTGCCTGTCGCGGGGCCGCTGCGCGCGGTGCGCCCGGCATGA